In the genome of Meles meles chromosome 4, mMelMel3.1 paternal haplotype, whole genome shotgun sequence, one region contains:
- the ARHGAP31 gene encoding rho GTPase-activating protein 31: MKNKGAKQKLKRKGAASAFGCDLTEYLESSGQDVPYVLKSCAEFIETHGIVDGIYRLSGVTSNIQRLRQEFGSDQCPDLTREVYLQDIHCVGSLCKLYFRELPNPLLTYELYEKFTEAVSHCPEEGQLARIQNVIQELPPSHYRTLEYLIRHLAHIASFSSKTNMHARNLALVWAPNLLRSKEIEATGCNGDAAFLAVRVQQVVIEFILNHVDQIFNNGTPASLEHNENPPITKSLTLPALSLPMKLVSLEEAQARSLATNHPARKERRENSLPEIVPPMGTLFHTVLELPDNKRKLSSKSKKWKSIFNLGRSGSDSKSKLSRNGSVFVRGQRLSVEKATIRPAKSMDSLCSVPVEGKETKGNFNRTVTTGGFFIPAAKLHSTNTGSSCDLSKQEGEWGQEGMPAGAEGGFNVSSDQSQLQGAQARPPPEQLKVFRPLEDPESEQTAPKMLGMFYTSNDSPSKSVFTSSLFQMEPSPRHQRKALNISEPFAVSVPLRVSAVISTNSTPCRTPPKELQSLSSLEEFSFQGSESGGWPEDDKPLGAETSTASVPKKGVLEEAKPGPEAVNVVECNKGLPLEPSPQQEEKKASETSLGSQHSSDLEERLDPEKAEEEGREAGQVEPSTLQESPGARSEAVFLQDVDEDDLANALIWPEIQQELKIIESEEELSSLPAPALKISPTQPILEASPGAFASQEPPGSLSCGRPPGSTPLEEWTRDPANQMAQGTFPAANREKPETTRVLHRPETEKSQRPDPTSLAPLEIVPFETASLQTKVGQEDTGNLSPPLPPAAPPPTPLEEAPRVQLSKGSPEREDSSRSLRTNPYTDQLKSNGSPGTPSLCQEEEPSLGQSEKQNSKNAAREGKGSGFQSPTSEVEISPQGEGDVAHSVQEPSDCDEDETVTDIAQHGLEMVEPWEEPQWVTSPLHSPTLKDVQEAQVQGPQGHRLERRLPHRPSLRQSHSLDSKTTTVKSQWTLEAPSSSSCANLEAERNSDLLQPLAPRREITGWDEKTLKSFREFSGDRGTEVAPSQKGPGGLQPKSAEISPGSVAEGKELGTHQGHSSPQIDQGSVPGPDNSKESSPGVQASASGGDHPPKLQLKSTESGLPKGKNRPSSLNLESAVPITDLFRFDNVASFGSPGMQLSEPGDTKVEWMTSSHCKVDPWSICSQDPQDLDIVAHALTGRRNSAPVSVSAVRTSFMVKMCQARAVPVIPPKIQYTQIPQPLPSQSSGDSGVQPLERSQEEPSSTGGTSQKSARDDSLSLESPKEEKPKQDMGAIEASPMDTTTSHMCEEPTLPPEPVLANLLSTQDATVQCRKRTSETEPSGDNLLSSKIERPSGGSKPFHRSRPGRPQSLILFSPPFPIMDHPPPSSTVTDSKVLLSPIRSPTQTVSPGLLCGDLAENTWVTPEGVTLRNKMTIPKNGQRLETSTSCFYQPQRRSVILDGRSGRQIE; encoded by the exons GAAGCCGTGTCGCATTGCCCGGAAGAAGGCCAACTGGCCCGAATCCAAAATGTTATCCAGGAGCTTCCCCCATCTCATTACAG GACCTTGGAATACCTGATTCGACACCTGGCCCACATTGCCTCCTTCAGCAGCAAGACCAACATGCACGCCAGGAACCTCGCCCTGGTGTGGGCACCAAACCTGCTCAG GTCCAAAGAGATTGAAGCCACTGGGTGCAATGGAGACGCGGCTTTCCTTGCAGTTCGGGTCCAGCAGGTGGTGATTGAGTTCATCCTGAATCATGTGGATCAAATCTTTAACAACGGCACACCTGCGTCTTTGGAGCACAACG AAAACCCGCCCATCACAAAGAGCCTGACCTTGCCAGCCCTCTCCTTGCCCATGAAGCTTGTGAGCCTGGAGGAAGCTCAGGCCAGGAGCCTGGCTACTAACCATCCTGCccggaaggaaaggagggagaataGCTTGCCTGAAATTGTCCCTCCCATGGGCACCCTCTTCCACACTGTTCTTGAGTTACCAGACAACAA AAGAAAGCTCTCCAGTAAATCAAAGAAGTGGAAATCAATATTTAACCTGGGACGTTCTGGATCAGACTCCAAATCAAAGCTGAGTAGAAATGGGAGTGTATTTGTGAGAGGACAGAGGCTCTCAG tgGAAAAGGCTACTATCCGGCCAGCTAAAAGCATGGACTCGCTGTGCTCAGTGCCTGTGGAAG ggaaagaaaccaaaggaaattTTAATCGAACGGTCACCACTGGTGGATTTTTCATCCCAGCGGCAAAATTGCATTCAACCAACACTGGTAGCTCATGTGACCTCAGCAAGCAGGAGGGTGAATGGGGCCAGGAGGGGATGCCGGCAGGGGCGGAGGGGGGCTTCAACGTGAGCAGTGACCAAAGCCAACTTCAGGGTGCTCAGGCCCGGCCCCCACCTGAGCAGCTGAAGGTGTTCCGGCCTCTCGAGGATCCAGAGAGTGAGCAAACAGCCCCAAAGATGCTGGGTATGTTCTACACGTCGAACGACAGCCCCAGCAAATCTGTCTTTACCAGCAGTCTCTTCCAGATGGAGCCCTCTCCCCGTCACCAGCGCAAGGCCCTGAACATCTCTGAGCCCTTTGCGGTGTCCGTTCCGCTGCGTGTGTCAGCGGTCATCAGCACCAACAGCACTCCGTGCAGAACACCCCCAAAGGAGCTCCAGTCGCTTTCCAGCCTGGAAGAATTTTCTTTCCAGGGGTCAGAGAGTGGAGGTTGGCCTGAAGATGACAAGCCACTGGGAGCTGAGACCTCTACAG CTTCCGTACCTAAGAAGGGGGTTCTTGAGGAGGCCAAGCCAGGACCAGAAGCAGTGAATGTGGTGGAATGCAACAAAGGCCTCCCCCTGGAGCCAAGCCCCcaacaggaggaaaagaaggccTCGGAAACCTCCCTGGGTTCTCAACATTCAAGTGACTTAGAGGAGAGGCTGGACCCAGAGAAGGCGGAGGAGGAGGGTCGAGAGGCTGGCCAGGTGGAGCCCAGCACTCTGCAGGAGAGCCCCGGGGCCAGATCAGAAGCAGTGTTTCTCCAGGATGTG GATGAGGATGACCTGGCCAATGCCCTGATCTGGCCTGAGATTCAACAGGAGCTGAAGATCATCGAATCTGAGGAGGAGCTCTCCTCATTGCCAGCACCTGCCCTAAAGATCAGCCCCACTCAGCCAATCCTGGAGGCCAGTCCGGGGGCTTTTGCCTCCCAGGAGCCTCCTGGGAGCTTGTCTTGTGGCCGACCACCAGGCTCTACCCCTCTGGAGGAGTGGACTAGGGATCCAGCCAATCAGATGGCACAGGGGACTTTCCCGGCAGCCAATAGAGAAAAGCCAGAGACGACGAGAGTCCTCCACAGACCCGAGACAGAGAAGAGCCAGCGTCCGGACCCCACCAGCTTAGCTCCTCTGGAAATAGTTCCATTTGAAACGGCTTCTCTACAAACAAAGGTGGGCCAGGAAGACACGGGGAATCTGTCGCCTCCTCTCCCGCCTGCTGCGCCTCCTCCAACTCCTCTGGAGGAGGCGCCTCGAGTCCAGCTATCAAAGGGCAGTCCTGAGAGAGAAGACTCATCTAGGAGTTTGAGGACAAATCCATACACAGACCAGCTGAAGTCTAATGGCAGCCCTGGGACCCCCAGCCTGTGTCAGGAGGAGGAGCCCTCTCTAGGACAAAGTGAAAAGCAAAATTCAAAGAATGCTGCTCGTGAGGGGAAAggctctggttttcaaagcccaACAAGCGAGGTTGAGATCTCCCCGCAAGGGGAGGGGGATGTAGCCCATTCAGTGCAGGAGCCCTCAGACTGTGATGAAGACGAAACTGTGACAGACATTGCGCAGCATGGCCTGGAGATGGTGGAGCCCTGGGAGGAGCCCCAGTGGGTAACGAGTCCCCTTCACTCTCCCACCCTGAAAGATGTGCAGGAGGCCCAGGTGCAGGGCCCCCAGGGCCACCGACTGGAGAGGAGGCTTCCCCACAGGCCCAGCCTTCGTCAGAGCCATTCTCTAGATAGCAAAACCACCACGGTTAAGAGCCAGTGGACTCTTGAGGCTCCCTCCTCCAGCAGCTGTGCTAACCTCGAAGCAGAGAGGAATTCCGACCTTCTGCAGCCCTTGGCCCCCCGGAGAGAGATTACTGGATGGGATGAGAAAACCCTGAAGTCCTTCAGAGAGttctctggggacagagggacagaggttGCTCCCAGCCAGAAGGGACCGGGTGGTTTGCAGCCCAAATCAGCAGAAATCAGCCCTGGCAGcgtagcagagggaaaggaactgGGGACTCACCAAGGGCACAGCAGCCCTCAGATTGATCAAGGTAGTGTTCCTGGGCCAGACAACAGCAAAGAGAGTTCTCCTGGTGTGCAAGCCAGTGCCTCAGGCGGAGATCATCCCCCAAAGTTACAGCTGAAGAGCACTGAGTCtgggcttccaaaagggaaaaacAGGCCTTCTTCCCTCAATTTGGAATCTGCCGTTCCCATCACTGACCTCTTTCGGTTTGACAATGTGGCCTCATTTGGTTCACCTGGAATGCAGCTCTCTGAGCCAGGAGACACAAAAGTCGAATGGATGACCTCATCTCACTGTAAAGTAGACCCGTGGAGCATttgctcccaggaccctcaggACCTGGACATTGTGGCTCATGCCCTGACGGGCCGCCGTAACTCAGCTCCTGTGAGTGTGTCAGCTGTGAGAACCTCCTTCATGGTCAAAATGTGCCAGGCTAGGGCAGTACCAGTCATCCCACCCAAGATTCAGTACACACAGATCCCACAGCCCCTGCCATCTCAGAGCTCAGGGGACAGTGGAGTCCAGCCTCTGGAGAGGAGCCAGGAAGAACCCAGCTCAACTGGTGGGACCTCGCAGAAATCTGCCAGAGATGATTCTCTCTCCTTGGAAAGCCCAAAAGAAGAGAAACCAAAGCAAGATATGGGAGCCATTGAGGCCTCGCCAATGGATACCACTACATCCCACATGTGTGAGGAACCCACCCTTCCTCCAGAACCAGTCTTGGCTAACCTGCTCTCCACCCAGGATGCAACAGTGCAATGCAGAAAGCGTACATCAGAGACAGAACCTTCTGGAGACAACCTTCTTTCTTCAAAAATAGAGCGACCATCAGGGGGTTCTAAACCTTTCCACAGGTCAAGGCCAGGAAGACCTCAGAGCCTAATCTTATTCAGTCCTCCTTTCCCCATTATGGAccacccacccccttcctccACAGTGACAGATTCCAAGGTTCTCCTGTCCCCTATCAGAAGTCCCACCCAGACAGTTTCCCCTGGCCTTCTTTGTGGGGATTTGGCAGAAAACACGTGGGTCACACCAGAAGGGGTTACACTTAGGAATAAAATGACCATCCCTAAGAATGGCCAAAGACTAGAGACCTCAACCAGCTGTTTTTACCAGCCCCAGAGGAGGTCAGTGATTCTGGATGGAAGAAGTGGAAGGCAAATAGAATGA